In Columba livia isolate bColLiv1 breed racing homer chromosome 8, bColLiv1.pat.W.v2, whole genome shotgun sequence, a single genomic region encodes these proteins:
- the TPR gene encoding nucleoprotein TPR isoform X3, giving the protein MAAVLQQVLERAELAKLPKPVQGKLERFLADQQTEIDGLRARHERFKVDSEQQYFEVEKRLAQSQERLVNETQECQTLREELKKLHEQLKSLNEKNKELEAAQDRNTAIQSQLSREKEELEAEKRDLVRTSERRSQEVEHLNEDVKRLNEKLTEANTEKVKLQLQLDELQTSDVSMKYREKRLEQEKELLQNQNTWLNAELKAKTDELLHTAREKGNEILELKCNLENKKEEVSRMEEQVNSLKQSNENLQKHVEDLLNKLKEAKEQQASMEERFHNELNAHIKLSNLYKSAADDSEAKSNELTGAVEELHKLLKEAGEANKATQEHLAEVEEAKAGMEKELREKISKLEKELENANDLLSATKRKGAILSEEELAAMSPTAAAVAKVVKPGMKLTELYNAYVETQDQLLLEKLENKRINKYLDEIVQEVEAKAPILKRQREEFERSQKAVASLSVKLEQAMKEIQRLQEDADKANKHASLLERENQRLEIQVKDLSQQIRVLLMELEEARGNHVIRDEEVSSADISSSSEVISQHLVSYRNIEELQQQNQRLLVALRELGEAREKEEQETTSSKISELQSQLEEAHNELEKLRESRHHQVQLVESIVRQRDMFRILLAQTTGAIIPLQASGTLPEEISLMSTPKRPSLPQAMSTPAPVSMAESVEAVEAKAALKQLQEVFENYKKEKAENDKLLNEQNEKLQEQVTDLRSQNAKISTQLEFASKRYEMLQDNVEGYRREITSLHERTQKLTATTQKQEQIINTMTQDLRGANEKLAVAEVRAENLKKEKDILKMSDVRLTQQRESLLVEQRGQNLLLTNLRTIQGILERSETETKQRLTNQIEKLEREISQLKKKLENEVEQRHSLTKNQEVHILDLKRQLETETNRHVNTKELLKNAQKETTMLKQQLNNTEAQLASQSSVRAPGKGQPNANEDVDDLVSRLRQADEQVNDLRERLKTSSSNVEQYRAMVLSLEESLNKEKQVTEEVRATVEARLKESSEYQAQLEKKLMESEKEKQELQEEKRKAVENMEQQLSELKKSLSTMQSEVQEALQRASTALNNEQQARRDCQEQAKMASEAQNKYERELMLHAADVEALQAIKEQVAKNAAVRQQLEDAAQKAESELLECKASWEERERMIKDEASKLASRCEDLEKQNRLLHEQLESLSDKMVTSMKEAVPAAVNVSLNEEGKSQEQILEILRFIRREKEIAETRFEVAQVESLRYRQRVEHLERELQELQDSLNAEREKVQVTAKTIAQHEELMKKTETMNVLIETNKMLREEKERLEQELQQIQAKVRKLEADILPLQESNAELSEKSGMLQAEKKLLEEDVKRWKARTQHLLSQQKDTDLEEYRKLLAEREANTKRIQQMSEETGRLKAEIARTNASLTTSQNLVQSLKDEVTKIRTEKDTLQKELDAKVADIQEKVKTITQVKKIGRRYKTQYEELKAQHDKMVAEASTQPLVEQQEQQVSAQEVQELKDALGQAEVKTKALEAQVESLQKTISEKETEVRNLQEQITQLQSELARFHQDLQEKTTQEEQLRQQITEKEEKTRKTLLAAKQKIAQLAGTKEQLTKENEEWKQKSSSLEEQKTELEVRMSALKSQYEGRICRLERELREQQERHHEQRDEPPESTNKVPEQQRQISLKSTPASGERGIASTSDPPTANIKPTPVVSTPSKVTAAAIAGNKSTPRASIRPMVTPATVTNPTTTPTATVMPTTQVETQEAMQSEGPVEHVPVFGSTSGSVRSTSPNVQTSLSQPILTVQQQTQATAFVQPTQQSHPQIEPAAQEPSPAIVEVVQSSQIERPSTSTAVFGTVSATPSSSLSKRPREEEEDNTVENSDQISEETVDVPLPKKLRSVQRVGPEEEVTAEESTDGEVEAQTYNQDSQDSIGEGVTQGEYTPMEDSEETSQSIPIDLGPLQSDQPNNSSSQDGQSKRDDVIVIDSDDEDDDDEENEGEQEDYEDEEEDDEDDDEDTGMGDEGDDSNEGTGSADGNDGYEADDAEGADGTDPGTETEESMGGGESNQRAADSQNSAQFGEHTLLYVLGEGSTSAAESTFPHESPREQQPSSASERQAPRPPQSPRRPPHPLPPRLTIHAPPQELGPPVQRIQMSRRQSVGRGLQLTPGIGGMQHFFDDEDRTVPSTPTLVVPHRTDGFAEAIHSPQVAGVPRFRFGPPEDMPQTSSSHSDLGQLASQGGLGMYETPLFLAHEEESGGRSVPTTPLQVAAPVTVFTESASADASEHASQSVPMVTTSTGNLSTTTEPGAGDDGDEVFAEAESEGITSEAGLEIDSQQEEESVQASDESDLPSTSQDPPSSSSADTSSNQPKPFRRVRLQPPTLRTGVRGRQFNRQRGVTHAMGGRGGLNRGNIN; this is encoded by the exons ATGGCGGCCGTGCTGCAGCAGGTCCTGGAGCGGGCCGAGCTCGCCAAGCTGCCCAAGCCGGTGCAGGGCAAGCTGGAGCGCTTCCTGGCCGACCAGCAGACCGAGATCGACGGGCTCCGAGCCAGGCATGAGCGCTTCAAGGTGGACAGCG AACAACAGTACTTCGAAGTAGAAAAGCGTCTGGCTCAAAGTCAGGAGAGACTTGTAAATGAGACACAAGAATGTCAAACTCTCCGCGAGGAGCTTAAAAAACTTC ATGAACAGTTGAAGTCActgaatgagaaaaataaagaacttgAAGCTGCCCAGGACCGTAATACGGCCATCCAG AGCCAGTTAagtagagaaaaagaagaactaGAAGCTGAAAAGAGAGATTTGGTTCGAACAAGCGAAAGGCGATCTCAGGAAGTTGAACATTTAAACG AGGATGTTAAACGCTTAAATGAAAAGCTTACGgaagcaaacacagaaaaggtGAAACTTCAGTTACAGCTGGATGAACTTCAAACATCAGACGTTTCCATGAAG tacCGTGAGAAGAGGTTGGAGCAAGAAAAAGAACttctacagaatcaaaacacgTGGCTGAATGCTGAGTTGAAAGCCAAAACAGATGAACTTCTACACACTGCCAGGGAGAAAGGCAATGAAATCTTAGAGCTTAAATGTAACCTGGAGAACAAGAAGGAGGAG GTTTCCAGAATGGAGGAACAGGTAAACAGCTTGAAACAGTCAAATGAAAATCTTCAGAAGCATGTGGAAGACCTTTTGAATAAACTGAAGGAG GCAAAGGAACAGCAAGCTAGTATGGAGGAAAGATTCCACAATGAACTGAATGCCCACATAAAATTATCCAATTTGTATAAG aGTGCTGCTGATGACTCGGAGGCAAAGAGCAACGAGCTGACGGGAGCAGTGGAGGAGCTGCACAAGCTGCTGAAGGAAGCGGGCGAAG CTAATAAAGCAACCCAGGAGCATTTGGCTGAGGTGGAAGAGGCAAAAGCTGGAATGGAAAAAGAACTGAGAGAGAAGATCAGTAAACtggagaaggagctggagaATGCCAATGATTTACTGTCTGCTACAAAGCGCAAAG GAGCCATCCTGTCCGAGGAGGAGCTGGCAGCCATGTCCCCCACCGCTGCGGCCGTAGCCAAAGTGGTCAAGCCTGGGATGAAACTTACTGAG CTGTACAATGCATATGTAGAAACTCAGGATCAGTTGCTTTTGGAAAAGCTGGAGAATAAGAGAATCAATAAATATTTGGACGAAATAGTGCAGGAAGTAGAAGCCAAAGCACCAATCTTGAAACGTCAGCGTGAAGAATTTGAGCGTTCCCAAAAAGCTGTTGCTAGTCTGTCTGTGAAGCTTGAACAAGCTATGAAG GAGATCCAGCGATTGCAGGAGGATGCCGATAAAGCCAATAAACACGCCTCTCTACTTGAGAGAGAGAACCAGAGACTGGAAATACAAGTGAAAGATCTTTCACAGCAG ATTCGTGTGCTTTTAATGGAACTAGAGGAAGCCAGGGGCAACCATGTGATTCGCGATGAAGAAGTGAGCTCCGCTGACATCAGTAGCTCTTCTGAGGTGATATCTCAACACCTGGTCTCTTACAGAAATATTGAAGAACTTCAGCAGCAGAATCAGCGTCTCTTGGTGGCTCTTCGGGAGCTGGGAGAGGCTAGAGAAAAAGAGGAGCAAGAAACAACATCATCTAA AATTTCGGAGCTTCAGAGTCAACTCGAGGAAGCTCACAACGAGCTGGAAAAGCTGCGTGAGTCGCGTCATCATCAGGTGCAGCTTGTTGAGTCTATAGTTCGTCAGCGTGATATGTTCCGCATATTGTTGGCACAGACCACAGGAGCCATCATCCCTTTGCAAG CTTCAGGTACGTTACCAGAGGAGATTTCTCTTATGTCTACTCCAAAGCGCCCAAGTTTACCTCAAGCCATGTCAACTCCTGCTCCGGTGTCAATGGCTGAGTCAGTGGAGGCTGTGGAGGCTAAGGCTGCGCTTAAGCAG TTGCAGGAAGTGTTTGAGaactataaaaaagaaaaggcggAGAATGACAAGTTGCTGaatgaacaaaatgaaaagcttcaGGAGCAGGTCACAGACTTGAGGTCACAAAATGCAAAGATATCCACGCAGCTGGAGTTTGCCTCCAAACG TTATGAAATGCTGCAGGATAACGTTGAAGGTTACCGGCGAGAAATAACATCTCTGCATGAAAGAACCCAGAAACTCACAGCAACGACTCAGAAGCAAGAGCAGATAATTAACACTATGACTCAAGACCTGAGGGGAGCTAATGAAAAACTGGCAGTGGCAGAG GTGAGagcagaaaacttaaaaaaagagaaagatatcTTGAAGATGTCAGATGTGCGGTTGACTCAGCAACGTGAGTCTTTGTTAGTTGAACAAAGAGGACAGAACTTGCTGCTTACTAATTTACGAACTATTCAG GGAATACTGGAGAGGTCCGAGACAGAAACGAAACAAAGACTCACTAATCAGATTGAAAAGCTAGAGCGTGAGATATCTCAGCTGAAGAAGAAACTAGAAAATGAGGTGGAACAAAGACATTCCCTTACCAAAAATCAAGAG GTTCATATCCTGGATCTTAAGAGGCAGCTTGAGACTGAAACAAACCGTCACGTTAACACAAAGGAACTTTTAAAGAATGCCCAGAAAGAAACTACCATGTTGAAACAGCAGCTTAACAACACGGAGGCTCAGCTCGCATCTCAGTCGTCAGTGAGGGCTCCAGGGAAGG GTCAGCCTAATGCAAATGAAGATGTGGATGATCTTGTAAGTCGACTAAGACAAGCTGATGAACAAGTTAACGACCTGAGAGAAAGACTCAAGACTAGTTCTAGTAATGTGGAACAGTACAGGGCCATGGTTCTTAGTCTAGAGGAGTCCCTTAATAAGGAAAAACAA GTGACGGAGGAAGTTCGTGCAACAGTTGAAGCTCGCCTGAAGGAGTCTTCAGAGTATCAAGCCCAGCTAGAAAAGAAGTTGATGgagtcagagaaagaaaagcaagaactgcaagaggagaagcgtAAAGCTGTGGAGAATATGGAACAGCAG CTGTCAGAACTGAAGAAGAGTCTGTCCACCATGCAATCAGAAGTTCAGGAAGCTTTGCAGAGAGCCAGCACCGCTCTAAATAATGAACAGCAAGCCAGACGTGACTGCCAGGAACAG GCAAAGATGGCTTCTGAAGCGCAAAATAAATATGAACGGGAGTTAATGCTTCATGCTGCTGATGTTGAAGCATTACAGGCTATTAAAGAGCAAGTTGCCAAGAACGCAGCGGtgaggcagcagctggaggatgcCGCTCAGAAAGCGGAGTCTGAATTATTAGAGTGCAAAGCCTCgtgggaggagagagagagaatgatCAAG GATGAAGCTTCCAAACTCGCATCCCGCTGTGAagatttggaaaaacaaaatcgATTATTACATGAACAGCTGGAAAGCCTGAGTGACAAGATGGTGACTTCGATGAAGGAAGCCGTGCCAGCTGCAGTGAATGTTTCTCTCAATGAGGAGGGCAAATCCCAGGAGCAAATCTTGGAAATTCTTAG ATTTATACGTCGAGAAAAGGAGATTGCAGAAACTAGATTTGAAGTGGCCCAGGTGGAGAGTTTGCGGTACCGGCAGAGAGTTGAGCACCTGGAAAGGGAACTCCAGGAACTGCAGGACAGTCTCAATGCCGAGAGGGAGAAGGTGCAG GTGACAGCAAAAACCATTGCGCAGCATgaagaattaatgaaaaaaactgAGACCATGAACGTACTGATAGAAACCAACAAGATgctaagagaagagaaggagagacTGGAACAAGAGCTACAACAAATTCAAGCAAAG GTACGCAAGCTTGAGGCAGACATCCTACCTCTGCAAGAGTCTAATGCTGAACTGAGTGAGAAAAGTGGGATGTTGCAGGCGGAGAAAAAGCTGTTGGAAGAAGATGTTAAACGCTGGAAAGCCCGGACTCAG CATTTATTGAGCCAACAGAAGGATACTGATCTTGAAGAGTACCGGAAGCTGCTTGCGGAGAGGGAAGCAAACACCAAGCGCATACAACAAATGAGTGAAGAAACGGGCAGGCTTAAAGCAGAAATAGCCAG AACTAATGCATCCTTGACTACAAGCCAGAATCTTGTTCAGAGCCTGAAGGATGAAGTAActaaaataagaacagaaaaggaTACTTTACAGAAAGAACTGGATGCTAAAGTGGCTGACAtacaagaaaaagtgaaaactaTAACACAGGTCAAGAAAATTGGGCGCAGGTACAAGACTCAATATGAGGAGCTGAAAGCACAGCACGATAAG ATGGTTGCGGAAGCATCAACTCAGCCTCTTGTagaacaacaagaacaacaagtTTCTGCCCAGGAAGTACAAGAGCTGAAAGACGCTCTCGGTCAAGCTGAAGTGAAGACAAAGGCTTTGGAGGCTCAGGTTGAAAGTTTACAAAAG ACTATATCAGAAAAGGAAACGGAAGTTAGAAATCTTCAGGAGCAGATCACACAACTACAATCAGAACTTGCTCGTTTTCATCAAGATCTGCAAGAGAAGACTACGCAGGAGGAACAGCTCAGGCAACAGATCactgagaaggaagagaaaacgAGGAAGACCTTGCTTGCGGCTAAGCAGAAAATCGCACAGTTAGCTG gTACAAAAGAACAgctaacaaaagaaaatgaagagtgGAAGCAAAAGAGCAGCTCATTAGAAGAGCAGAAGACTGAACTGGAGGTGCGGATGAGCGCACTGAAATCCCAGTACGAAGGTCGAATCTGCCGTCTGGAAAGAGAgctcagagagcagcaggagcgCCACCACGAGCAGCGGGATGAGCCGCCAGAGTCTACAAACAAG GTCCCAGAACAGCAGAGGCAAATCTCTCTCAAGTCTACGCCAGCTTCAGGTGAACGAGGAAT TGCTAGCACTTCAGATCCACCAACGGCAAATATTAAACCAACTCCTGTTGTGTCAACTCCAAGTAAAGTGACTGCTGCTGCGATAGCTGGGAATAAATCTACTCCGAGAGCCAGTATCCGCCCGATGGTGACACCTGCTACTGTCACTAATCCTACCACTACTCCGACAGCCACAGTTATGCCCACAACGCAGGTGGAGACTCAGGAAG CCATGCAGTCAGAGGGACCCGTGGAGCATGTTCCAGTCTTCGGCAGCACCAGTGGGTCTGTGCGTTCCACCAGCCCCAACGTCCAGACGTCTCTGTCTCAGCCCATCCTGACTGTTCAGCAGCAGACTCAAGCCACGGCGTTTGTGCagcccacccagcaaagccaccCTCAGATTGAGCCCGCTGCACAGGAGCCGTCCCCTGCCATCGTGGAGGTCGTACAGAGCTCACAGATAGAGAGGCCCTCCACTTCCACAGCCGTCTTTGGCAcag TTTCAGCTACTCCAAGTTCTTCGCTGTCTAAACGTCCgcgagaggaagaggaagataaCACTGTGGAAAACTCGGACCAAATTTCAGAGGAAACGGTGGATGTGCCTCTTCCGAAGAAACTGAGAAGCGTACAGAGAGTTGGACCTGAG GAGGAAGTGACAGCAGAAGAAAGCACTGATGGTGAGGTAGAAGCTCAAACATACAATCAAGACTCACAGGACTCAATTGGAGAA GGTGTTACCCAGGGAGAGTACACTCCCATGGAGGACAgcgaagaaacttctcagtctATCCCGATAGATCTTGGACCTCTCCAGTCAGATCAACCAAATAATTCGTCATCCCAGGATGGTCAGTCTAAGAGAGATGATGTCATCGTAATTGACAgtgatgatgaagatgatgatgatgaagaaaatgaaggagaGCAGGAA gACTAtgaggatgaggaagaagaTGACGAGGATGATGATGAAGACACGGGGATGGGAGATGAAGGCGATGACAGTAATGAAGGAACTGGTAGCGCTGATGGCAATGATGGATATGAAGCAGATGATGCTGAG ggtGCTGATGGCACAGATCCTGGAACAGAAACTGAGGAAAGCATGGGAGGAGGCGAAAGCAACCAGAGGGCAGCGGATTCCCAAAACAGCG CTCAGTTTGGGGAGCACACCCTTCTGTATGTTTTAGGAGAAGGGAGTACAAGCGCTGCGGAGTCCACCTTTCCTCACGAAAGCCCACGAGAACAGCAGCCATCGTCTGCCTCGGAGAGACAGGCCCCGCGGCCCCCCCAGTCACCGCGCAGACCCCCGCATCCCCTGCCCCCACGACTCACCATTCATGCTCCTCCTCAAGAACTGGGTCCCCCAGTGCAG AGAATCCAGATGAGTCGGAGACAGTCAGTGGGGCGTGGACTTCAGCTGACTCCTGGTATAGGTGGAATG cagcacttctTTGATGATGAGGACAGAACAGTTCCAAGCACGCCAACTCTTGTAGTTCCACATCGTACAGATGGGTTTGCAGAAGCCATTCA TTCCCCCCAGGTAGCTGGAGTTCCTAGATTCAGATTTGGACCCCCTGAAGATATGCCCCAAACCAGCTCGAGTCACTCAGATCTTGGTCAGCTGGCATCACAAGGAG GTTTAGGAATGTATGAAACCCCACTATTCCTTGCTCATGAGGAAGAATCGGGTGGTCGCAGCGTTCCCACAACACCGTTACAAGTAGCAGCACCAG TGACAGTTTTTACCGAGAGTGCGTCAGCCGATGCTTCAGAGCACGCTTCTCAGTCTGTGCCCATGGTGACCACATCTACCGGCAACCTGTCCACCACCACGGAGCCTGGAGCGGGTGACGACGGGGACGAAGTTTTTGCAGAGGCAGAGTCTGAAGG AATTACTTCAGAAGCAGGCCTAGAAATTGATAGCCAGCAAGAAGAAGAATCTGTTCAGGCATCTGATGAGTCAGATCTTCCTTCAACTAGTCAAGATCCTCCTTCTAGTTCATCTGCAG ACACAAGCAGCAATCAGCCGAAGCCGTTTCGCCGTGTCCGACTTCAGCCACCGACATTGAGAACTGGTGTTCGGGGTCGCCAGTTCAACAGACAGAGGG GTGTAACTCATGCAATGGGAGGCAGAGGAGGCCTGAACAGAGGCAACATTAATTAA